A window of Chryseobacterium shandongense genomic DNA:
CTCTGATATTGTACCAAGCTTCGGGCAAACGCTCACGGTTGGGAACAACAATTATGTTTCTATTTTCCCGGATTCCAGGGAAGAGGCAGAAAGCCTTTTTAGAGGACTTTCGGAAGGCGGCAATATCGAAATGCCTCTGGAAGATCAGTTCTGGGGAGACTATTTCGGAAGTTTCCAGGACAGATATGGTGTTCATTGGATGATAAATTATAACGAAGAATACATAAAATAGTTTATCTTTAATCTCGTAAAGAAAGCGGAAACGATCCTTTCAAACACCAAATATATACTAATATGGAACCTATAAAAATTGATATTACGATTTTGGCACCTGTTCGCAAGGTGTGGGATTATTTCAACGGCCCCGAACATATTACCCAATGGAATTTTGCCAGTGATACCTGGGAATGCCCATCAGCTGAAGTAGACTTAAAAGAAGGCGGGAAATTTACCTCAAGAATGCAGGCGAAGGATGGAAGCTTCGGGTTTGATTTTGTCGGAATTTATGACGAAATAATCCCTGAAAAAAGCATCAGCTATCACATGGAAGATCAAAGAAAAGTAAAGGTGATTTTCGATAAAATTGATGAAAATACTACAAAAGTTACTGAAATCTTCGACCCCGAAAAGCAGAATCCTGTTGAAATGCAGCGCGACGGATGGTATGCGATACTCAATAACTTCCACAAATACGTTGAAAATAATTAAATAATAATTTTCCGGTCATGATCAATTTGGTAATAATGGCAAAGTGCCTGAATTCGATTTGCGCCGTAAGCCACAATGCAAAGGGTACTTTCCTGCAGGGAATTATTTCCGCTCCGGCAAGAAGAGCCCTGGAAAAGGAGAAAATAAACTCCCTCGAAAAACTTTCGGAATATTCCGAAAAAGAAATCCTTCAAATGCATGGATTTGGCAAAAATGCAATGGAAAAGCTGAAGATTCACATGATGGAAAATGATAGGTATTTTAAAAATAGTGACGTCGGTATCCGTTAAATAATAATAATTAAATAAAATTCAGGAGCATTTAATAGAAAACCTGAAAAAACTAAACCACTATCATTTGCTGAATGAAATGCCATTGCGCACGGAAATCAAAGTCACGATATATAAAAAAATACCTTGCGCCTTTGCGTTAAAATAAAACAGAATGATTAAGCTTATTATTTCAACATTAAATTAAAACAATGAACAACAATATCTTTCCGTGCCTTTGGTACGATGAAAATGCTAAAGAATCCGCAGAGTTTTACTGTAAAATATTTGGCGGAAAAATTACCGCAGACACACCGGTCGTCATGAATATCGAACTTTTCGGGCAGAAAATGATGCTTCTGAATGGCGGACCCCAATTCAAAAAAAATGCTTCAGTTTCCTTTATGGTAATCTGTGAAACGGAAGATGAGGTGCAAAAATACTGGGATCAGCTGATGCAAGGCGGAATGGCCCTTATGCCACTGGATTCTTATTCCTGGAGCAAAAAATACGGATGGCTGAAAGATAAATATGATGTTACCTGGCAATTATTCCATGGAGAAAAACGAGATGAACAGAAAATAATTCCTACACTTATGTTTATGCATGAAAACAACGGAAAAGCAATGCAGGCTATGGAATTATATACTTCAACGTTCCCCAATTCTAAGATCGGTAATATTCTGAGATATGGAGACGGAAGCGAAGGACATCCCATTTCAGAAGCACCTGAAAGCATTCAGCATGCCCATTTTGTGCTTGATGGCTACAGTTTTTTCTGCATGGACAGCTCTTATGATCACCAGTTTGGTTTTAATGAAGCAATTTCAATGGTGGTGATGACGGAAGACCAGGAACAGACCGACCGTTACTGGAACAGCCTCATTTCAGACGGAGGAAGAGAAAGTATGTGCGGATGGCTGAAAGACCGTTTTGGATTTAGCTGGCAGATTGTTCCTAAAAGATTAATAGAACTTATGAGTGATCCTGATCCTGCAAAAGCCCAGAAAGTAGTGCAGGCGATGATGAGAATGCAGAAAATCATTATAGAAGATCTGGAAAAAGCTTATCATTCTTAGAGTAATTTTGAATTTAACATTAAGAAATTAAGATTTTGAAGAATGCTATTTAAAAACTCTTAAAACGAATCAAACTGACTTTTAAAGAGTAACATCAATAAATTAGAACTTAAAAAAAGCAGCACTTAACATTCTTAAACAAATCAATCTAATTGATTCTTAATTGAAATGCTTTCATAAACTTAAATACTTAATGTTAAAAAAATAATTCAATTCCATAATCTGAAAACTAAAAATTAAAATGTAATTCATATTTATAAGATAACCTATTTTCGGCTTCGGCTTGCTGTTTGATGCTGTAAAGGAAATATCTTTTATGAAAACACAAAACAAGTCACAATCTAAATCAAAAGTACCAGCAGATGGTATCCTTCCGGAAATCATCCGGGAGAGCTACAGAGGAAGCGAGAAACTGTTGGATAAAAAAGCGGTTATTTCAGGAGGAGACAGCGGGATAGGTCAGGCTGTTGCCGTACATTTTGCCCGTGAAGGAGCAGATGTTGCCATTATCTACAAAGAAAGCGATGACGATGCCGAAGAAACAAAGAAACTTGTAGAAAAGGAAGGCAGAACATGCATTTTGTTAAAAGGTGATATTTCTAAAAAGAATTTTCAGAACAAATGTATTCAGAAGATAAAAAAAGAATGGGGATATTTGGATATACTTGTTAACAACGCAGGAATCCAATTTCCGAAAGATGATATTGAAAATATTTCCGATGAGCAGATTCATCAAACGTTTAACACCAATATCATTTCCATGATCTCATTCACCAGAAACTGCCTGCAGCTGATGAAAAGCGGTTCACGGATTATCTGCACAACTTCTGTTACAGCCTATCGGGGAAGTGATCACCTCATTGATTATTCGTCTACAAAAGGAGCGATAGCAACGTTTGTCCGCTCTTTGGCAACCAATATTGCAGAGAAAAACATTCTGGTAAACGGCGTTGCGCCCGGTCCGATCTGGACACCTCTGGTGAAAGAAACCTTTGACGACGTTTCAGATTTCGGAAAAGACAATCCGATGAAAAGGGCAGGACAGCCTTCGGAAGTGGCTCCGGCTTACGTCTTTTTAACGTCACAGGACTCCAGTTTCATTACCGGAGAAATCATTCATATCAACGGCGGAGATTACGTCGGCGGATAATACACATACAACACAACAGCTATTTTATACAATTATGGAAATATTACATTTTGATATTCAGATTAATGCGGAAGCAACAAAAGTATGGACTGTACTTTGGGACGATTTTTCTTTCAGACAGTGGACATCGGCTTTTACAGAAGGTTCTTTTTATCAGGGAAATCTTGAAAAGGGAAGTATTATAAAATTCCTCGATCCTAAAAATAACGGAATGTACAGTAAAATCGTACAATTGATTCCTAATGAAGTTATTACCTTTCTTCATCTTGGAGAAATTTATGAAGGTGTAGAAACACCCCGGGATTGGGGAGATGCGACAGAAAAATATATTCTGAAAGAAGATGAAAATACTACCCATCTGTTTGTTGAAATTGCAACTTCGGAAGAGTTCAAATCATTTTTTGAAGAAAAATTTCCGGTTGCATTATCCAATGTTAAAAATCTTTCAGAAAATCAGCTTTAAACAATCAGCTTGCTGAAAATTTTATACAACCATCAACCGAAGGTTTGAAGGAGTCCAAAGTCAAAAAAGCTGAGCTAAACTATTTAAAGTGCTTATTATAAAAAAGAAAGATTATAATAGCTTTTAGAGTCTTTTAAAATATAATTTATTTTAACATTACGGAATTAAGTACCTTTAACTTAAAAGACTTAATAAAATCAATGTATTGATTCTTAATCAGAATAAGCTTAACTTACTAAAATTCCTAATGTTATTTTAAGAATAAATAAAGTTTATTTAATTTAGAAAATTAAGAAAAGACTATAAAAAAAATTATTACTAAAATTTAAGTTATGGAAACACTATCCTACGAAATCGTTATCAATGCTCCTAAACAAAAGGTATGGGACGTTCTTTGGAATGAAAAAACCTACAGTGAGTGGACGAAATTTTTCAATCCCGCTTCTGCTTCTGTGATGAAATCCGACTGGAAAGTTGGCGGGAAAACGTACTTTCTGAATACGGAAGGAGAGGGAATGGTTTCAACTATTGACAGTCTGGAAGAACCGGATCAGATTATCTTCAAACATCTCGGAATGGTAGATAAAGAAGGAAATGAAGATACCTAAAGTATGGAAATAAAGCAATGGAGCGGATGTTTCGAGAAGTATTTTTTAATTGATTATGATGGAAGAACCAAACTTCACGCTGAGGTTCAGATTGAGAAAAACTGGGAAGATCACATGAATAAAGGCTTTACACAAGGCTTGGAAATTGTAAAAAATCTTGCAGAAAATAGTACCTTACCAGTCTGAACAAATATAGAATATGAAACTATTAACAATTCTGTTGGTAACCTTCGTTCTTGCTTTGGCAGGAACGAAAATTTTTCAGGGTGAATGGAACTTTTTATTTTCAGGAAACCTTGGAATGGCAGTCTTTATAATATTTACCGGGTTGTCACATTTTAAATTTCAGAAAGGAATGGAATTGATGATTCCTGATTTTATACCGGCTAAACTGTTTTGGGTGTATTTTACCGGAGTTTTAGAAATCGCTGCCGGAATAGGTCTAATGATTCCTTCCATCCGTGAACTCACTGCTGTTTTACTCATTATTTTTTACGTATTGGTATTTATTGCCAACATCAATTCCTCGCAGAAAAATATCAATATTTTTAAAGCAGATTTTACTGGACCTGGAATGGCTTACCTTTACAAAGAAAGAATTCCGATGCATATTATTTTGATTGTCTGGACTTGGTTTTTCGGGATTTATCTGAATTAATGCCATTCTAAAACAGAAGCATTATGAAAACATATTTCAGATTCTGATGTAACAATTATTGAGAATCAGGCGTCTTATTATGTAGACATGTAACCAAAACCATGAAATATGAACATCAACACTAAAATTTTAGGAATAACACAGATTGTCATATCCGCCATTATGATGAACGCACAGACAAACAGTACCAAACTGCCGGGAGACCCTTCTTTGGTTTCTACAAAAGCAACATTCGACCAGCTGATTTCTTACGACAAAGGAAACTTCAAATATAAAGTGGAAGATTACTTTGCAAGGCCAAAAGCTTCCCAGTTTAAAATTTCACCGGACGGACAGTATCTTTCTTACAAGGAAAAAGATAAGGACAGCAAAAACCACGTCTATGTAAAAGACCTGAAAACCGGAAAAGTTACCAAAGCTTTAGAAGAAAAAGACGACCTGATCCGAAGCTACGGATGGCTGGATAAAAAACGTTTATTCTATACACAAGATCGTGGCGGAAATGAAAACCTTCATTTATATGCCGCAGATATTGATGGTAAAAACTTAAAGGATCTCACGCCTTTCGACGGAATTACATTAGGAACCGTAAAACTTATTAAAGACACTCCGTTTGTGGTCGTGACCATGAACAAAAACAATAAGCAGATTTTTGAACCGTATAAAATCAATTTCAACACCGGAGAAATTATGCAGTTGTACGAGAACAAAGATGTTAAGAGTCCGATTGATGATTATATTTTCGATAAAGACGGAAACTTGCGCGGATACGTTGTTCTTGAAAACGGACTGACTTCCAAATTATATTACAAAGACCTGCAGACCGGCAAATTCAATCTTCTGAAATCTACAGACTGGAAAAATACGTTTTACATTGCCAGTTTTAATGAAAATTCTAAAAACAAGGACGAAGCATATGTGGTAACCAATCTTGATGGGGATAAATCCAGAATTGTTTTGTACGATTTAAAGAAAGATGCCATCATTAAGGAAGTATATTCCAATCCTGATTTTGATGTCAGTTCGATCAGCCTGGCCGGAAAAAATAGAAACTATGAGCTGGATTACATCAGCTATAACGGAATTAAAAATGAAACGATTCCCCTGAGTAAATTCTATACGGAAGTTCACGATAAACTGGCTTCAGAATTCGGCGACAAACAATTTTATGTTGTTTCTTCCGATGACAAAGATGAAAAACTGCTTGTCGTTGCAGACAGCGATAAACTGTACGGAAAATATTACGAATACGACACCAAATCCAAAACCATCAAGCTTCTTTTTGATCTGATGCCTCAGCTGAAAGAAGAAGATATGGCGGAAATGCGGCCTATAGAATTCAAAAGCAGAGACGGATTAACCATTCGCGGTTATATCACATTGCCTAAAGAAGCGTTGCAGGGCAAGAAAGTTCCTTTAATTGTAAACCCTCACGGCGGTCCGCAGGGAATCCGTGACGATTGGGGCTTTAACCCGGAATCACAGTTATTTGCAAGTCGGGGATATGCCACACTGCAGGTGAATTTCAGGATCTCCGGAGGATATGGTAAAGAATTCCAGCAATCCGGTTACAAACAGATCGGAAGAAAAGCAATGGATGACGTGGAAGACGGTGTAAAATATGTTATTCAGCAAGGCTGGATCGACAAAGATAAAGTTGCCATCTACGGCGGCAGCCACGGCGGATACGCCACTTTAATGGGATTGATTAAAACACCGGATCTTTATTCCTGCGGAGTTGATTATGTTGGGGTATCAAATATCTTTACCTTTTTTGATTCTTTCCCGGAGTACTGGAAGCCTTACAAAGAGATGGTGAAGCAGATCTGGTACGATCTTGATAATCCGGAGGAAGCCAAAATTGCCAAAGAAGTTTCGCCGGTTTTCCAGATTGATAAAATTAAAAAACCTTTGTTTGTGGTTCAGGGAGCGAATGACCCAAGAGTGAATATCAATGAATCTGATCAGATCGTAAAAGCACTGAGAGCAAAAGGCTTTGAAGTTCCGTATATGGTAAAATATGATGAAGGCCACGGATTCGGAAAAGAACCAAACCGCATAGAATTTTACAAAACCATGATGGGTTTCTTCGCCAAAAATTTTAATCAGTAAATCCAACTAATTTTTATAATTATCCAATGGAAGGTCAGTGTGGCTTTCCATTTTTGTTTGTAATGACGACATTTTTACCGATACACTTCAGCTTAGCCCCGATAGGAGCGGCATCCTTTTTTGTTCCGCTGAGGTTATGAATGGGAAAAACAAAAAAGATACAGTGGATAGCGGGAAATAGCTCCTAAAAAAAAGATGTACAAATTCTACATCCAAAAAAATACGATTAATAAAAGAAAATCCTGAGTTCCCGAAAAATATTTTAAATTTATTAAAGTAAAACAAAAATTTCAATCGTCATAGCAATATGGAGGTTGTCGAAAAAATAACAATGCCACAGAAGGAGAAGGACAATATCATCTCTCAAACCGTTTCAAAGTACGGAGGAAAGCTGATGTCTTATATTCGTCCCAAAGTGAAAAATGCGGAAGATGCGGAAGATATTCTGCAGGAAGTGTGGTATCAGTTCAGTAGTCTTACCAATCTTTCCGAGATTGTAAACGTGGGCGGCTGGCTGTACAGGGTAACGGCCAATAAAATCACCGACAAATACCGTAAGAAAAAAACCGAGAATCTTGAAGATTTCGTGTATGAAGACGAGGACGGAGACTTTTCCATTAAAGATATTCTCCTGATGGATGAAAGTGCCGGTCCGGAAGTGAAAATGTTCCAGGATGAAATCTGGAAAAAGCTGTTTGAAGCACTGGAAGAACTGCCGGAAAAACAAAGACTGGTGTATGTTGAAAACGAGCTCAATGACAAAACCCTTCAGGAGATAGCCGACGAGCATGGTGAAAATATCAAAACCATTATCAGCCGTAAAAATTACGCAGTAAAACACTTACGAAACAGGTTGAGAACATTATACGAAGATTTAAATAGTTAGTAAAAAGAAAGATATGAATCATAAACATAAAAAAGGCTGGATTTTTTTAATACTTTGTCCGCCGTTGATTTTTTTAGGAGTGACCTGGATCGTGATGGCCCTTTGGAATCATCTTCTTCCAGAAATACTGGGTGTGAAATCCATCACATATTGGCAGGCTATGGGAATCCTGATCTTATGTAAAATTCTTTTCGGAGGCTTCCATTTCGGCAAAGGGATGAGAGATTTTAAGGAAAGAAAAATGAGAGAGAAAATGATGCACCTTTCTCCTGAAGAAAGGGAAAAATTCAAGGAAGTCTGGAAAAACAGATGTGAAAGCGGTTTTTTCGGAAGAAATAAAAAAACAAACGAATAGTTGAAATTTAAGAAGTAGTAAAGTAAAGTTCAATACCATTCGTCTTTATAAAAAGAAGTAGTAAAATTTAAAATTAAAAAAAATGAAAAATTCAGTATTAAAAGGTGCTCTCGGAGCATTAGCTGTTGCAGGCGTTGCCCTGATCGTTAAAAAAGCAGCCCAAAGAAAAAGATTTGTAAAAGGTATTTTCGAGGAGTACGGAATCAAAGAAAAATCACCTTTCGGACTGGCTGATAAAATCAGGGAAATGAACGACGAGCAATATCAGGAGCTGAAAGGAAAATTCAGAAAAGAATTTGCTTCAAAATGCCACCACAGATTTGAGAAGAAAGAAAATATTGCGGAAGCATAATATAGAAAGTAACTAAATAGAAATTGTTTATTTCGGCTCGGGAAGCGAAGCTTCCCGAGCCGAAGTTTTTTATAGTCATTGCGATGAGCGGAGCAAAGAAGCAATCTCAAAAAAGCATCAATTTATGACATGAGGCTTCTGCTTCTGCTAATTTTAAAAGAGCTTTTGGGCTTTGTCGAATTGTATTTATTATTTTTTTTAAGGCAACTTGATTCCATCGTAAAGCAGTATTTATTTTTTCATTAGAAGCTTTTTCCAGCTTTCCGCACTCGCTATTTTTTGGTTTTGGCCCGGCGGCGAAGCCGCCGAGCCGAAACCAAAAAATGAGCTCAGACAATTGCTTCAATCTGGGCTAGGGCAGCAGTCGGAATAACCTCATTGTATGGTATTACATATTTTTGTCATGCTGGAAGCACCTAACAATAATTTTAACAATACTCAGTTAAACGCAATACAATGTATACAATCCACTCTCTTTTCGCTCAATGTTAAAAATAGCTCCGTCGAGATGCTTCCAGCATGACAAACTCATGGTAAAAACAAAGCGTTTAGCCATTAACCACTTCAAAACATTTTGAAAATAAAATCTGCGTAATCTGTGAAATCCGCGGGATAAACAAACTCTGCATTTAATTTCATGAGTCTATTTACGAACTTTTCTAAGTGAAACTCCTTCGAATGAAAAGATATTCTCAGGCATTAAAAAAACTTGTGTACTTCGCGTTAAAATGCTTGTTGAGATGCTTACAGAATGACAAAATTGCGTTAGAGATAGAGCGCTTAGCCTTTAATAATTTTAAAACAGTTTGTAAAATAAAATCTGCGTAATCTGTGAAATCCGCGGGATAAATAAAAAAGCTGCATTTATTTGTATACTTCGCGTTAAAATAAATTCCCTCACTTTGCCCGCAATAACAAATTCCTTACTTTTGTATAGCTCAATGAAAGATTACTACTATTTTCTCGGGATTTCGCACGATGCTTCAGAAGAAGACATCAAAAAAGCCTATCGCAAACTATCTTTAAAATACCATCCCGACAAAAACCAAAACGATGATTTCTTTGCAGACCGCTTCAGGGAAATACAGGAAGCATATGAGACATTGAGTGATAAAAGCAGGAGATATGCTTACGACCAGAATTTAGAAAGTCAGCAGAAAAGCTTCCGGTATACAGTTCCGCCTTCCATCAAGACATTTTCAGCCAATAAAATCCATGCAAAAAAAGG
This region includes:
- a CDS encoding RNA polymerase sigma factor, with amino-acid sequence MPQKEKDNIISQTVSKYGGKLMSYIRPKVKNAEDAEDILQEVWYQFSSLTNLSEIVNVGGWLYRVTANKITDKYRKKKTENLEDFVYEDEDGDFSIKDILLMDESAGPEVKMFQDEIWKKLFEALEELPEKQRLVYVENELNDKTLQEIADEHGENIKTIISRKNYAVKHLRNRLRTLYEDLNS
- a CDS encoding VOC family protein, with amino-acid sequence MNNNIFPCLWYDENAKESAEFYCKIFGGKITADTPVVMNIELFGQKMMLLNGGPQFKKNASVSFMVICETEDEVQKYWDQLMQGGMALMPLDSYSWSKKYGWLKDKYDVTWQLFHGEKRDEQKIIPTLMFMHENNGKAMQAMELYTSTFPNSKIGNILRYGDGSEGHPISEAPESIQHAHFVLDGYSFFCMDSSYDHQFGFNEAISMVVMTEDQEQTDRYWNSLISDGGRESMCGWLKDRFGFSWQIVPKRLIELMSDPDPAKAQKVVQAMMRMQKIIIEDLEKAYHS
- a CDS encoding DoxX family protein, with the translated sequence MKLLTILLVTFVLALAGTKIFQGEWNFLFSGNLGMAVFIIFTGLSHFKFQKGMELMIPDFIPAKLFWVYFTGVLEIAAGIGLMIPSIRELTAVLLIIFYVLVFIANINSSQKNINIFKADFTGPGMAYLYKERIPMHIILIVWTWFFGIYLN
- a CDS encoding SDR family oxidoreductase produces the protein MKTQNKSQSKSKVPADGILPEIIRESYRGSEKLLDKKAVISGGDSGIGQAVAVHFAREGADVAIIYKESDDDAEETKKLVEKEGRTCILLKGDISKKNFQNKCIQKIKKEWGYLDILVNNAGIQFPKDDIENISDEQIHQTFNTNIISMISFTRNCLQLMKSGSRIICTTSVTAYRGSDHLIDYSSTKGAIATFVRSLATNIAEKNILVNGVAPGPIWTPLVKETFDDVSDFGKDNPMKRAGQPSEVAPAYVFLTSQDSSFITGEIIHINGGDYVGG
- a CDS encoding alpha/beta hydrolase family protein codes for the protein MNINTKILGITQIVISAIMMNAQTNSTKLPGDPSLVSTKATFDQLISYDKGNFKYKVEDYFARPKASQFKISPDGQYLSYKEKDKDSKNHVYVKDLKTGKVTKALEEKDDLIRSYGWLDKKRLFYTQDRGGNENLHLYAADIDGKNLKDLTPFDGITLGTVKLIKDTPFVVVTMNKNNKQIFEPYKINFNTGEIMQLYENKDVKSPIDDYIFDKDGNLRGYVVLENGLTSKLYYKDLQTGKFNLLKSTDWKNTFYIASFNENSKNKDEAYVVTNLDGDKSRIVLYDLKKDAIIKEVYSNPDFDVSSISLAGKNRNYELDYISYNGIKNETIPLSKFYTEVHDKLASEFGDKQFYVVSSDDKDEKLLVVADSDKLYGKYYEYDTKSKTIKLLFDLMPQLKEEDMAEMRPIEFKSRDGLTIRGYITLPKEALQGKKVPLIVNPHGGPQGIRDDWGFNPESQLFASRGYATLQVNFRISGGYGKEFQQSGYKQIGRKAMDDVEDGVKYVIQQGWIDKDKVAIYGGSHGGYATLMGLIKTPDLYSCGVDYVGVSNIFTFFDSFPEYWKPYKEMVKQIWYDLDNPEEAKIAKEVSPVFQIDKIKKPLFVVQGANDPRVNINESDQIVKALRAKGFEVPYMVKYDEGHGFGKEPNRIEFYKTMMGFFAKNFNQ
- a CDS encoding SRPBCC family protein, whose protein sequence is MEPIKIDITILAPVRKVWDYFNGPEHITQWNFASDTWECPSAEVDLKEGGKFTSRMQAKDGSFGFDFVGIYDEIIPEKSISYHMEDQRKVKVIFDKIDENTTKVTEIFDPEKQNPVEMQRDGWYAILNNFHKYVENN
- a CDS encoding helix-hairpin-helix domain-containing protein — translated: MAKCLNSICAVSHNAKGTFLQGIISAPARRALEKEKINSLEKLSEYSEKEILQMHGFGKNAMEKLKIHMMENDRYFKNSDVGIR
- a CDS encoding VOC family protein, which encodes MAKLNSYLNFDGKAEEAFNFYKSVFGGEFLGEIYRMGNAPGTENLSDEEKNRVMHIALPIGADLLMASDIVPSFGQTLTVGNNNYVSIFPDSREEAESLFRGLSEGGNIEMPLEDQFWGDYFGSFQDRYGVHWMINYNEEYIK
- a CDS encoding ATPase; translated protein: MEILHFDIQINAEATKVWTVLWDDFSFRQWTSAFTEGSFYQGNLEKGSIIKFLDPKNNGMYSKIVQLIPNEVITFLHLGEIYEGVETPRDWGDATEKYILKEDENTTHLFVEIATSEEFKSFFEEKFPVALSNVKNLSENQL
- a CDS encoding SRPBCC family protein produces the protein METLSYEIVINAPKQKVWDVLWNEKTYSEWTKFFNPASASVMKSDWKVGGKTYFLNTEGEGMVSTIDSLEEPDQIIFKHLGMVDKEGNEDT